The Belonocnema kinseyi isolate 2016_QV_RU_SX_M_011 chromosome 10, B_treatae_v1, whole genome shotgun sequence genome has a window encoding:
- the LOC117181236 gene encoding chymotrypsin-1-like produces the protein MVSVLGSYARDAIRIVGGSDAPDGLFPYQVSLRRKGRHFCGGSILNKRWILTAAHCLNGRFASSISVKAGTTDLDGYGDIYVGELKVIHEDYDTFEHENDIGLLKVRSDIIFNDDVQPINVASSDSYGEGHTATLTGWGRTSVLSKTPTQLQVIKLNIISTPKCKKKIKKVKDTHICTLNNKGEGACFGDSGGPLVVDEVQVGVVSFGKPCARGVPDVYTRVYNYIDWIEDSMSEYNDW, from the exons ATGGTTTCCGTGCTTGGCTCCTATG CCCGGGACGCTATTCGCATAGTTGGGGGATCAGATGCACCAGATGGTCTATTTCCATACCAAGTCTCTCTGAGACGAAAAGGACGACATTTCTGTGgaggttcaattttaaataaacgctGGATCTTAACCGCAGCCCATTGTCTGAACGG GCGATTTGCAAGTAGCATTAGCGTCAAAGCTGGAACAACTGACTTAGACGGTTACGGTGATATCTACGTAGGAGAGTTAAAAGTCATTCATGAAGATTACGACACATTTGAACACGAAAATGATATTGGTTTACTGAAAGTGAGATCAGATATTATTTTCAACGACGACGTACAACCAATCAATGTAGCATCTTCTGATTCTTACGGAGAAGGTCATACGGCGACACTAACAGGATGGGGAAGAACTTCC GTTCTTAGTAAAACTCCCACTCAACTTCAAGTGATCAAGCTGAATATTATTTCAACGCCTAAGTGcaaaaagaaaatcaagaaagTCAAAGATACGCACATTTGCACACTAAATAATAAAGGAGAAGGTGCTTGTTTC GGCGATTCTGGCGGACCTCTTGTTGTCGACGAAGTACAAGTTGGTGTAGTTTCGTTTGGAAAACCGTGTGCCCGTGGCGTACCTGACGTTTACACAAGAGTGTACAATTACATTGATTGGATTGAAGACAGTATGAGTGAATACAATGATTGGTAa